In one Campylobacter insulaenigrae NCTC 12927 genomic region, the following are encoded:
- a CDS encoding DNA adenine methylase → MTKNLFDFDENKKEYFLKSLKGENLPFKRYAKSPIRYGGGKSLAVGIILEHFPNDLKRLISPFIGGGSVEIASALELDIKVKAFDIFDILVNFWQVILNNNKRLYEELLKLNPDKNTYKIIKEELKNHWENKLKLDNLTLARDYFFNFNLSYGPGFLGWMSSNYENKDKYLKMLEKIKNFDVKNLEVQCTSFEEVFKSYPNDFFYCDPPYYLKGDSKMFKGIYPMRNFPIHHNNFDHDLLAQCLKNHKGKFILSYNNCEFIRKTYKDFKILEPKWQYTMGQGETRVGKNRIDRGDDTNIKKSHELLIIKD, encoded by the coding sequence ATGACAAAAAATCTATTTGATTTTGATGAAAATAAAAAAGAATATTTTTTAAAATCTTTAAAAGGTGAAAATTTGCCTTTTAAAAGATATGCTAAAAGTCCTATTAGATATGGTGGTGGAAAATCACTTGCAGTAGGTATTATACTAGAACATTTTCCAAATGATTTAAAAAGACTTATTAGTCCTTTTATTGGTGGTGGAAGTGTTGAGATTGCAAGTGCTTTAGAGTTAGATATAAAAGTAAAAGCATTTGATATATTTGATATATTAGTTAATTTTTGGCAAGTTATTTTAAATAATAATAAAAGATTATATGAAGAACTTTTAAAATTAAATCCTGATAAAAATACTTATAAAATAATAAAAGAAGAATTAAAAAACCATTGGGAAAATAAATTAAAACTTGATAATTTAACTTTAGCAAGGGATTATTTTTTTAATTTTAATCTTAGTTATGGTCCAGGGTTTTTAGGTTGGATGTCAAGTAATTATGAAAATAAAGATAAATACTTAAAAATGTTAGAAAAAATTAAAAATTTTGATGTTAAAAATTTAGAAGTTCAATGTACTTCATTTGAAGAAGTTTTTAAGTCATATCCAAATGATTTTTTTTATTGTGATCCACCTTATTATCTTAAAGGTGATTCAAAAATGTTTAAAGGAATTTATCCTATGAGAAATTTTCCTATTCATCATAATAATTTTGATCACGATTTATTAGCACAATGTCTTAAAAATCATAAAGGAAAATTTATACTTAGTTATAATAATTGTGAATTTATTAGAAAAACTTATAAAGATTTTAAAATTTTAGAGCCAAAATGGCAATACACTATGGGGCAAGGTGAGACAAGAGTTGGTAAAAATCGTATCGATAGAGGTGATGATACAAACATTAAAAAAAGTCATGAGTTATTAATAATAAAGGATTAA
- a CDS encoding type II restriction/modification enzyme — translation MRISQVKTAFKIADVEFIESSTKLNFNYLKNLKDENNNSLPQSILTENVARVYLIVVDGEIKKIGGSQDKGGIKGTLSIYKDGGVKGRPSIRSFGIWYFLYHTILQDKKIEFYMIFQENFEKDIKGLFGYHKIKNASISYKFIEECCNKDYLAFENSKYPDWNVQEQGMDWPEDIKNLHAEIQKNAQTRDKKIIRQEVKFNR, via the coding sequence ATGAGAATAAGTCAAGTTAAAACAGCTTTTAAAATTGCAGATGTTGAATTTATTGAAAGTAGTACAAAACTTAATTTTAATTATTTAAAAAATTTAAAAGATGAAAATAATAATTCATTACCACAAAGTATTTTAACTGAAAATGTAGCTCGAGTTTATCTGATAGTTGTAGATGGTGAAATTAAAAAAATAGGTGGTTCTCAAGATAAAGGTGGTATAAAAGGAACATTGTCAATTTATAAAGATGGTGGTGTAAAAGGTCGTCCTAGTATTAGAAGTTTTGGTATATGGTATTTTTTATATCATACTATATTACAAGATAAAAAGATTGAATTTTATATGATTTTTCAAGAAAATTTCGAAAAAGATATAAAAGGTTTATTTGGGTACCACAAAATTAAAAATGCTTCTATTAGTTATAAATTTATAGAAGAATGTTGTAATAAAGATTATTTAGCATTTGAAAATAGTAAATATCCAGATTGGAATGTTCAAGAACAAGGTATGGATTGGCCTGAAGATATAAAAAATTTGCATGCAGAAATTCAAAAAAATGCTCAAACAAGAGATAAAAAAATTATAAGACAAGAAGTAAAATTTAATCGATGA
- a CDS encoding adenosine deaminase: MKTFLQNIPKVELHLHIEGSLEPSMMFELAKRNNINLKFKNEDEIKKAYDFSNLQDFLDIYYQGANVLQTKQDFYDLTWAYIQKCKEQNVVHTEIFFDPQTHTARNIPIKIVVEGIYEALEEAKNQFGISSFLIACILRHLSEEEGLKTLDELCLYKDKIKAIGLDSSELNNPPSKFKNLFKKAKQEGFLLVAHAGEEGDSEYIKEALELGVNRIDHGVRCQEDLELVKQLAKSQIPLTICPLSNIKLKVFKNMQEHNILKLLQQNVCVGVNSDDPAYFGGYILENFIALDETFKLSKDEVKKLCINAVNASFLNTNEKEKLVKQIKAYK, translated from the coding sequence ATGAAAACTTTTTTACAAAATATTCCAAAAGTAGAATTACATTTGCATATTGAGGGTTCATTAGAACCTTCAATGATGTTTGAATTAGCTAAAAGAAATAACATAAATTTAAAATTTAAGAATGAAGATGAAATTAAAAAAGCATATGATTTTTCAAATTTACAAGATTTTTTAGATATTTACTATCAAGGTGCAAATGTTTTACAAACTAAACAAGATTTTTATGATTTAACTTGGGCTTATATACAAAAATGTAAAGAACAAAATGTAGTTCATACTGAAATTTTTTTTGATCCTCAAACTCATACTGCTAGAAATATTCCTATAAAGATTGTAGTAGAAGGAATTTATGAAGCTTTAGAAGAAGCAAAAAATCAATTTGGAATTTCAAGTTTTTTAATAGCTTGTATTTTAAGACATTTAAGTGAAGAAGAAGGTCTAAAAACTTTAGATGAACTTTGTTTGTATAAAGATAAAATTAAAGCTATAGGACTTGATAGTTCTGAACTAAATAATCCACCTTCAAAATTTAAGAATTTATTTAAAAAAGCTAAACAAGAAGGGTTTTTACTCGTAGCACACGCTGGCGAAGAAGGAGATAGTGAATATATTAAAGAAGCTTTGGAGCTTGGTGTAAATAGAATTGATCATGGAGTAAGATGTCAAGAGGATTTAGAGCTTGTAAAACAATTAGCTAAAAGTCAAATTCCACTAACAATATGTCCTTTATCAAATATAAAATTAAAAGTTTTTAAAAATATGCAAGAACATAATATCTTAAAACTTTTACAACAAAATGTTTGTGTGGGAGTGAATTCTGATGATCCTGCATATTTTGGTGGATATATTTTAGAAAATTTTATAGCCTTAGATGAAACTTTTAAGCTTAGTAAAGATGAGGTTAAAAAACTTTGTATTAATGCTGTAAATGCATCATTTTTAAATACAAATGAAAAAGAAAAGTTGGTAAAACAAATTAAGGCTTATAAATGA
- the queF gene encoding preQ(1) synthase → MRYGEKEIKEFDVENMEVWPNDAKNDYVIKITLPEFMCCCPRSGYPDFATIFLEYIPNKLVVELKAIKLYINTFMHRNVSHEASINEIYNTLKDKLDPKWIKVVGDFNPRGNVHTVIECRSDLVVPKL, encoded by the coding sequence ATGAGATATGGTGAAAAAGAGATAAAAGAATTTGATGTTGAAAATATGGAAGTGTGGCCAAATGATGCTAAAAATGATTATGTGATTAAAATTACTTTACCTGAATTTATGTGCTGTTGTCCAAGAAGTGGTTATCCTGATTTTGCTACTATTTTCTTAGAATATATACCAAATAAATTAGTAGTAGAACTTAAGGCTATTAAGCTTTATATAAATACTTTTATGCACAGAAATGTTTCACATGAAGCAAGTATTAATGAAATTTACAATACTTTAAAAGATAAACTTGATCCAAAATGGATTAAAGTTGTGGGCGATTTTAATCCTCGTGGCAATGTACATACTGTGATTGAATGCAGATCAGATTTAGTAGTACCAAAGTTGTAA
- a CDS encoding molybdenum-containing sulfite:cytochrome c oxidoreductase, monoheme cytochrome c subunit, whose protein sequence is MDKYQLEQNENSQEDRRGFLKNLGITLLGASALTNVSFENYFLGSQVLAKELDSFRIEGKKDVIYHGERPMTAETQIYALDPDFTRPENFFVRNNGVPPEMTVIKERMKKGWTLEIGGESVKTAKTYTLDELKKKFKHYTYALTLECGGNGRGEVIPSTKGTQWGYGAVACGRWTGVRLKDILEDCGVKDDAVYIGYYGIDTKLNGEETSPISRGVPIKKAMQEETLVAWAYEGKDIPWINGYPLRLVCGGYPASTSGKWLSKIVVRNKIHDGEKMDTSYKIPVNPVKPGDFTSKVEMKIIESMPVRSIITNIKKNDKVKANKKFEVRGKAWAGELEVKEVYVSNDYGVTWTQAKVEKPLNRLAWQKWSTQISIPTKGYYEIWARAVDSEGNSQPMVLAQWNPGGYINNACHRINVFGV, encoded by the coding sequence ATGGATAAATATCAATTAGAACAAAATGAAAATTCTCAAGAAGATCGTAGAGGATTTTTAAAGAATTTAGGAATCACTCTTTTAGGTGCTAGTGCTTTAACAAATGTTTCTTTTGAAAATTATTTTTTAGGTAGTCAGGTTTTAGCTAAAGAATTAGATAGTTTTAGGATTGAAGGTAAAAAAGATGTAATTTATCATGGTGAAAGACCTATGACAGCTGAAACACAAATTTACGCTTTAGATCCTGATTTTACAAGACCTGAAAATTTCTTTGTGAGAAATAATGGTGTTCCACCTGAGATGACTGTGATAAAAGAGAGAATGAAAAAAGGTTGGACACTAGAAATTGGTGGAGAAAGCGTTAAAACTGCAAAAACTTATACCTTAGATGAGTTAAAGAAAAAATTTAAACATTATACTTATGCTTTGACTTTAGAGTGTGGTGGTAATGGAAGAGGCGAAGTTATACCTAGTACTAAAGGAACACAATGGGGTTATGGAGCTGTTGCCTGTGGTAGATGGACTGGAGTAAGATTAAAAGATATTTTAGAAGATTGTGGTGTAAAAGATGATGCTGTTTATATAGGATATTATGGAATTGATACTAAATTAAATGGTGAAGAAACTTCTCCTATTAGTAGAGGTGTACCTATTAAAAAAGCTATGCAAGAAGAAACATTAGTTGCTTGGGCTTATGAAGGTAAAGATATACCATGGATCAACGGCTATCCACTTCGTTTAGTTTGTGGAGGATATCCTGCAAGTACAAGTGGTAAATGGTTATCAAAAATTGTTGTGAGAAATAAAATTCACGATGGTGAAAAAATGGATACCTCATACAAAATTCCTGTAAATCCTGTAAAACCTGGTGATTTTACTTCTAAAGTTGAAATGAAAATTATAGAATCAATGCCTGTGAGATCTATTATTACTAATATTAAGAAAAATGATAAGGTTAAGGCAAATAAAAAATTTGAGGTTAGAGGAAAAGCTTGGGCTGGTGAGTTAGAAGTTAAAGAAGTTTATGTAAGTAATGATTATGGTGTAACTTGGACTCAAGCGAAAGTTGAAAAACCTCTAAATAGATTGGCATGGCAAAAATGGAGTACTCAAATTTCTATTCCAACAAAAGGATATTATGAAATTTGGGCAAGAGCAGTTGATAGCGAAGGAAATAGTCAGCCTATGGTTTTAGCGCAATGGAATCCAGGTGGTTATATTAACAATGCTTGTCATAGAATAAACGTTTTTGGGGTGTGA
- a CDS encoding molybdenum-containing sulfite:cytochrome c oxidoreductase, molybdopterin oxidoreductase subunit, which yields MKKAILILCIGFSFLFANTEYKVNPDTGLIIDENSPLVEANCLACHGSGLITNMRASKQAWLAAIRWMQESEGLWEIPAEDEEKILTYLTKHYGEKYDTRRRIPLALMEK from the coding sequence ATGAAAAAAGCAATATTAATTTTATGTATAGGCTTTTCATTTCTTTTTGCAAATACTGAATATAAGGTTAATCCTGATACGGGATTGATAATTGATGAAAATTCTCCATTGGTAGAAGCTAATTGTTTAGCATGTCATGGTTCTGGATTGATAACAAATATGCGTGCAAGTAAGCAAGCTTGGCTTGCTGCTATAAGGTGGATGCAAGAATCAGAAGGATTATGGGAAATTCCTGCAGAAGATGAAGAAAAAATATTAACTTATCTTACAAAACATTATGGAGAAAAATACGATACAAGAAGAAGAATTCCTTTAGCATTGATGGAAAAATAA
- a CDS encoding alkylphosphonate utilization protein: MPKDANGAELNAGDSVSIIKDLKVKGASTTLKRGTTVKNIKLTNKDTEIEAKVDKFGVIVLKTEFLKKI; the protein is encoded by the coding sequence ATGCCAAAAGATGCAAATGGAGCAGAATTGAATGCAGGTGATAGTGTGAGTATCATTAAAGACTTAAAAGTCAAAGGTGCTAGCACTACCTTAAAACGTGGAACAACTGTAAAAAATATTAAACTTACAAATAAAGATACAGAAATTGAAGCTAAAGTTGATAAATTTGGCGTTATTGTTTTAAAAACTGAATTTCTAAAAAAAATATAG
- the thyX gene encoding FAD-dependent thymidylate synthase — MKITLLNYTPLNVCSHATRTCWQSFDKGDCGGEKDKELIDRVGNKFKHASTLEHLNYTFYIQGISRACLQEVARHRHTSPSVKSTRYTLKELRNENVFKENDFENAKKYLVLTGNEMVDNASIKALENLRLILQNNTSLDIAKYCLPESYKTELTLTINARSLQNFITLRSSKSALWEIRNLANALYNNLPEEHQFIFSHCINLEDNSQN, encoded by the coding sequence ATGAAAATTACATTATTAAATTATACTCCGTTAAATGTATGCTCTCATGCTACAAGAACTTGCTGGCAAAGTTTTGATAAAGGCGATTGTGGTGGTGAAAAAGATAAAGAACTAATTGATCGTGTAGGTAATAAATTTAAACATGCTTCTACTTTAGAACATTTAAACTATACTTTTTACATACAAGGAATTTCTCGTGCTTGCTTACAAGAAGTTGCAAGACATCGTCATACTAGTCCTAGTGTAAAAAGCACAAGATATACATTAAAAGAACTTAGAAACGAAAACGTATTCAAAGAAAATGATTTTGAAAATGCTAAAAAATATTTAGTTCTAACTGGAAATGAAATGGTAGATAATGCTAGTATTAAAGCTTTAGAAAATTTGCGCTTAATATTGCAAAATAATACTAGCTTAGATATAGCAAAATATTGCTTACCAGAAAGTTATAAAACTGAACTTACTTTAACTATAAATGCTAGAAGTTTACAAAATTTTATAACTTTAAGAAGTTCAAAATCAGCTCTTTGGGAAATAAGAAATTTAGCAAATGCTCTATATAACAATTTACCTGAAGAACATCAATTTATATTTTCACATTGCATCAACTTAGAAGACAATTCTCAAAATTAA
- a CDS encoding CTP synthase: MKLKQTKYIFVTGGVLSSLGKGIAAASIATILKNSGLKVSILKADPYINVDPGTMSPLEHGEVFVTDDGAETDLDLGHYERFLNENLSQDNNFTTGRVYQSVIEKERRGDYLGKTIQVIPHIVDEIKERIKKAGIDKDILIVEIGGTVGDIEGLPFLEAIRALRLEVGKYNAINIHLTLVPYIKAAGELKTKPTQHSVGELRRIGISPDMIICRSEKSLDRELKDKIAVSCGVEKNCVIESVDAASIYQIPLNFLRQDILDAIANLLDLKGLQPNMSEWDSLVKRVIAPSNELIIAFVGKYVDLKESYKSLTEAIIHAGAALDTKVNLKWIDSEKLENSNVDENFKDVSGILVAGGFGYRGVEGKIKAIKYARENKIPFLGICLGMQLSLIEFARDVLKLEDANSSEFDKECKNPIIFLIDEFIDLSGKKQIRTSKTPLGGTMRLGSYQCHIKENTLLSKVYNGEKIIKERHRHRYEANPKYKEMFEKNGLIISGENEGLIEAIELKEHPFFLAVQFHPEFTSHLVRVNPVIFSFIKASLDK, from the coding sequence ATGAAATTAAAACAAACTAAATATATATTTGTAACAGGTGGAGTTTTAAGTTCTTTAGGTAAAGGTATTGCAGCAGCTTCTATAGCGACTATTTTAAAAAATTCAGGATTAAAAGTAAGTATTTTAAAAGCTGATCCTTATATTAATGTAGATCCAGGCACCATGAGTCCGTTAGAACATGGTGAAGTATTTGTTACAGATGATGGAGCCGAAACTGATTTGGATTTAGGTCATTACGAAAGATTTTTAAATGAAAATTTATCTCAAGATAATAATTTTACTACAGGTAGAGTTTATCAAAGTGTTATAGAAAAAGAAAGAAGAGGAGATTATTTAGGCAAAACTATACAAGTTATTCCCCATATTGTTGATGAAATAAAAGAACGCATTAAAAAAGCTGGTATTGATAAAGATATTTTGATAGTTGAGATTGGTGGAACTGTTGGTGATATAGAGGGGCTTCCTTTTTTAGAAGCTATTAGGGCTTTAAGGCTTGAAGTTGGAAAATACAATGCTATTAATATACATTTAACCTTAGTGCCTTATATTAAAGCAGCGGGTGAATTAAAGACTAAGCCAACGCAACATAGCGTCGGAGAGCTCCGTCGCATAGGTATAAGTCCTGATATGATTATTTGTAGAAGTGAGAAATCTTTAGATAGAGAGTTAAAAGATAAGATTGCGGTTTCATGCGGTGTTGAAAAAAATTGTGTTATAGAAAGTGTTGATGCGGCTAGTATTTACCAAATTCCATTAAATTTTTTAAGACAAGATATTTTAGACGCTATTGCAAATTTGCTGGATTTAAAAGGTTTGCAACCAAATATGAGTGAATGGGATAGTTTGGTTAAAAGAGTTATTGCACCAAGTAATGAACTTATTATTGCTTTTGTTGGTAAATATGTAGATTTAAAAGAAAGCTATAAGAGTTTAACTGAGGCTATTATCCATGCAGGTGCAGCACTTGATACAAAAGTAAATTTGAAATGGATTGATAGTGAAAAACTAGAAAATTCAAATGTAGATGAAAATTTTAAAGATGTAAGTGGAATTTTGGTAGCAGGTGGATTTGGATACCGCGGTGTAGAAGGTAAAATAAAGGCTATTAAATACGCAAGAGAAAATAAAATTCCATTTTTGGGAATTTGTCTTGGTATGCAGCTTTCTTTGATAGAATTTGCTAGAGATGTTTTAAAACTTGAAGATGCAAATTCAAGCGAATTTGATAAAGAATGTAAAAATCCTATTATATTTTTGATTGATGAATTTATTGATTTAAGTGGTAAAAAACAAATTAGAACAAGTAAAACTCCACTCGGTGGAACAATGAGACTTGGTTCTTATCAATGTCATATTAAAGAAAATACTTTACTAAGTAAGGTATATAATGGCGAAAAAATAATTAAAGAGCGTCATCGTCATCGTTACGAAGCTAATCCAAAATATAAAGAGATGTTTGAAAAAAATGGTTTAATAATAAGTGGTGAAAATGAAGGATTAATTGAGGCTATAGAATTAAAAGAACACCCGTTTTTCTTAGCTGTTCAGTTTCATCCTGAATTTACTTCTCATTTAGTGAGAGTTAATCCGGTAATTTTTTCTTTTATAAAAGCATCACTAGATAAGTAA
- the recJ gene encoding single-stranded-DNA-specific exonuclease RecJ: MLNKAKIKEILNKRFKDDIHVKLCDLPMPSCLKDVYKGALRIKEAIDKGQKIAVVGDYDVDGVISCVIISEFFDDIGFDYIIKIPNRFKDGYGLNKEIIDELGDVDLIITVDNGIAAFEAANICQEKGIDLIITDHHMPSNILPNAYAIVNPKQEDCDFPDIEICGAQVVWYLVAAIKEVCKINYNMCKFIELLAIAIIADMMELRDLNRALVRRGIECINTSNRAAFKAIKKYYGKDKFEIDNIGFLIAPLINSAGRMDDAIISYNFLHSKNISEVENYLEQIVSYNNNRKDEERELFKQCLEQVNVKDNVIVVNGQNWHEGVLGIVASRLAKHFNKPAFVFSECDEKAKASVRSVGKIDILNVIEEAKDFVLSYGGHKGAAGVLIEISKLESFKNKLNEICDKIHKEDFYSSEEVLGSIDPNEVDFELLELLEFFEPFGHKNPRPYFQFDNLLVKNKKHIGKDEKHMKLVLTYGSKALEALFFNFDYDPQVGENIKLIASISRNNFRGLVTPQLTIKEILK; encoded by the coding sequence ATGTTAAATAAAGCTAAAATCAAAGAAATTTTAAATAAGCGTTTTAAAGATGATATTCATGTAAAACTTTGTGATCTTCCTATGCCATCATGTTTGAAAGATGTTTATAAAGGAGCTTTGCGTATTAAAGAAGCTATAGATAAAGGTCAAAAAATAGCAGTAGTTGGTGATTATGATGTAGATGGAGTTATTTCGTGTGTTATTATTTCTGAATTTTTTGATGATATTGGATTTGATTATATAATTAAAATTCCAAATCGTTTTAAAGATGGTTATGGATTAAATAAAGAGATTATTGATGAGCTTGGAGATGTTGATTTAATTATTACTGTAGATAATGGTATAGCAGCTTTTGAAGCAGCTAATATATGTCAAGAAAAAGGTATTGATCTTATCATCACAGACCATCATATGCCTTCAAATATTTTACCAAATGCATATGCTATTGTTAATCCAAAACAAGAAGATTGTGATTTTCCAGATATTGAGATATGCGGTGCTCAAGTAGTATGGTATTTGGTTGCTGCTATTAAAGAAGTTTGCAAGATTAATTATAACATGTGCAAATTTATAGAACTATTAGCAATTGCGATAATTGCTGATATGATGGAGCTTAGGGATCTTAATAGGGCGTTGGTTAGAAGAGGTATAGAATGTATCAATACTTCCAATCGTGCTGCGTTCAAAGCTATAAAAAAATATTATGGAAAAGACAAATTCGAAATTGATAATATAGGTTTTTTAATAGCTCCTTTGATTAATAGCGCTGGAAGAATGGATGATGCCATTATTTCTTATAATTTTTTACATTCAAAAAATATTAGTGAAGTTGAAAATTATTTAGAGCAAATTGTTTCTTATAATAATAATCGCAAAGATGAAGAGAGAGAGTTATTTAAACAGTGTTTAGAACAAGTTAATGTTAAAGATAATGTAATTGTAGTAAATGGTCAAAATTGGCATGAAGGTGTATTAGGAATTGTGGCAAGTCGTTTGGCAAAGCATTTTAATAAGCCTGCTTTTGTATTTTCAGAATGTGATGAAAAAGCTAAAGCAAGTGTAAGAAGTGTCGGAAAAATAGATATTTTAAATGTTATAGAAGAAGCTAAAGATTTTGTTTTAAGTTATGGTGGACATAAAGGTGCAGCAGGAGTTTTAATTGAAATTTCCAAATTAGAATCTTTCAAAAATAAATTGAATGAAATTTGTGACAAAATTCACAAAGAAGATTTTTATAGTTCAGAAGAAGTTTTAGGAAGTATTGATCCTAATGAAGTGGATTTTGAACTATTAGAACTTTTGGAATTTTTTGAGCCTTTTGGTCATAAAAATCCTAGACCATATTTTCAATTTGATAATCTTTTGGTAAAAAATAAAAAACATATAGGAAAAGATGAAAAACATATGAAATTGGTACTTACTTATGGTAGTAAAGCTCTAGAAGCTTTATTTTTTAACTTTGATTATGATCCACAAGTTGGCGAAAATATAAAATTGATTGCAAGTATTTCTAGAAATAATTTTAGAGGTTTAGTTACTCCTCAGCTAACTATAAAAGAGATATTAAAATAA
- the prfA gene encoding peptide chain release factor 1 produces the protein MLADKLKPFLERFDELNALLSDINISNDISKMTTLSKEQKTLDPIVTKAKQYLKTLSDIEENKILLSDIELGELAKEELKNLELLKPQLEEELKILLLPKDPNDDKNIFLEIRAGTGGDEASLFVGDLVKSYIRYAENRDYKYEIISSSEGSAGGFKEIIILIKGNGAYSRLKYEGGTHRVQRVPETESQGRVHTSAITVAIMPEVDDVEIQINPNDLKIDVMRSSGHGGQSVNTTDSAVRITHIPTGIVVVNQDGKSQHKNKESAMKVLKARLFEMQEQERLAKESETRKSQVGSGDRSERIRTYNFPQNRISDHRINLTLYRLDAILEGGLFDEIIEPLIAYYQAEALQQENL, from the coding sequence ATGTTAGCTGATAAACTTAAGCCTTTTTTAGAACGCTTTGATGAGCTTAATGCTCTTCTAAGTGATATTAATATATCCAATGATATATCTAAGATGACTACCTTATCTAAAGAACAAAAAACTTTAGATCCCATAGTGACAAAAGCTAAACAATATTTAAAAACATTAAGCGACATAGAAGAAAATAAAATCTTGCTATCTGATATTGAGCTTGGTGAACTTGCTAAAGAAGAATTGAAAAATTTAGAACTTCTAAAACCTCAGCTTGAAGAGGAATTAAAAATTCTTTTACTTCCTAAAGATCCAAATGATGATAAAAATATTTTTTTAGAAATTCGTGCAGGAACCGGAGGGGATGAAGCATCATTATTTGTTGGTGATCTTGTAAAATCTTATATACGTTATGCTGAAAATCGTGATTATAAATACGAAATTATCAGCTCTAGCGAAGGTAGTGCTGGTGGATTTAAAGAAATTATTATCCTTATTAAAGGAAATGGAGCATACTCAAGATTAAAGTATGAAGGTGGAACACATAGGGTTCAAAGAGTACCAGAAACAGAATCGCAAGGAAGAGTCCATACCTCAGCTATAACAGTGGCAATAATGCCTGAGGTTGATGATGTAGAAATTCAAATAAATCCTAATGATTTGAAAATAGATGTAATGAGAAGTAGTGGACATGGTGGTCAAAGTGTTAATACGACCGATAGCGCCGTAAGAATTACTCATATACCAACTGGTATAGTAGTTGTTAATCAAGATGGAAAAAGTCAGCATAAAAATAAAGAAAGTGCTATGAAAGTATTAAAAGCTAGATTATTTGAAATGCAAGAACAAGAACGTCTAGCAAAAGAAAGTGAAACTAGAAAATCTCAGGTTGGCAGTGGAGATAGAAGTGAACGAATACGCACTTATAATTTTCCTCAAAATAGAATAAGCGATCATAGAATTAATCTCACACTATATAGACTCGATGCTATATTAGAAGGTGGATTATTTGATGAAATTATAGAGCCACTGATAGCATATTATCAAGCTGAAGCTTTACAACAAGAAAATTTATAA
- the rpsT gene encoding 30S ribosomal protein S20, which translates to MANHKSAEKRARQTIKRTERNRFYRTRLKNITKAVREAAANNDKEAAANALKIANKNIHAMVSRGFLKKQTASRRVSRLALLVNKLA; encoded by the coding sequence ATGGCAAACCATAAATCTGCTGAAAAAAGAGCAAGACAAACTATCAAAAGAACTGAAAGAAATAGATTTTATAGAACAAGATTAAAAAATATTACTAAAGCGGTTCGTGAAGCAGCAGCAAATAATGACAAAGAAGCAGCAGCAAATGCATTAAAAATAGCAAATAAAAATATTCATGCTATGGTAAGTCGTGGATTTTTGAAAAAACAAACTGCATCACGCCGTGTAAGTAGATTAGCATTACTGGTAAATAAATTAGCATAA